A genome region from Rhinoderma darwinii isolate aRhiDar2 unplaced genomic scaffold, aRhiDar2.hap1 Scaffold_69, whole genome shotgun sequence includes the following:
- the LOC142728759 gene encoding protein phosphatase 1 regulatory subunit 36-like isoform X3 produces the protein MEKIRKLCPEGFLWNDEKKALEFSRYSNVQMKKMPPLSSSKFMGSKETLMTVKSVRLQEKPSDRYSNVQLSKLPPLSSNSSSSKLMGPKQTLMTGKSVPLEETPSGRWGPGDKSPEKTLPLKRKPELETLKDVKRMALTLMEEQERLCFTCDFASVFGSKELDDFLVAVNYYMYCFLMKQSQDKRPKSLLPSRRPPEKLAEKSDLEKRSEAALRHLTVRYSALNIGQEIKEQHHMAFEKSKASATRRLRRFFECLYSFSVKVAWVTLKRKKLESIEKELHRIFWTVLSHTKLEPMRNVFEYRKKTTPSAEESI, from the exons ATGGAGAAG ATAAGAAAACTTTGTCCGGAAGGATTTCTCTGGAACGATGAGAAAAAAGCACTTGAGTTCTCAAG GTACAGCAATGTGCAGATGAAAAAGATGCCCCCTCTCAGCAGCAGCAAATTCATGGGCTCCAAGGAGACCCTGATGACGGTGAAGTCAGTCCGGCTTCAGGAGAAACCGTCAGACAG GTACAGCAATGTGCAGTTGAGCAAGCTGCCCCCCCTCAGCAGcaatagcagcagcagcaaattAATGGGCCCCAAGCAGACCCTGATGACGGGAAAGTCAGTCCCACTTGAGGAGACCCCGTCGGGCAG ATGGGGACCAGGAGATAAATCTCCTGAAAAGACCCTTCCATTGAAGAGGAAACCTGAACTGGAGACTCTGAAAGACGTCAAGA GAATGGCTTTAACCTTGATGGAAGAACAGGAACGTCTGTGTTTCACATGTGATTTTGCCTCCGTCTTCGG atcCAAGGAACTTGATGATTTCCTAGTGGCTGTGAATTATTACATGTATTGTTTTCTAATGAAACAATCACAAGACAAAAGGCCAAAATCTCTACTGCC GAGCCGGAGACCTCCAGAAAAACTGGCAGAGAAGTCAGATCTAGAGAAGAGATCAGAAGCAGCACTGAGACATCTCACTGTCAGATACTCTGCCCTTAATATtggacaagaaataaaggagcagCACCACATGGCATTTGAAAA gagcaaagcatcagctacaAGGAGGCTCCGCAGATTCTTTGAG TGTTTATACAGCTTCAGTGTCAAAGTGGCTTGGGTGACTCTGAAGCGTAAAAAGCTGGAGTCTATAGAGAAGGAGCTGCACAGGATATTCTGGACAGTACTTTCCCACACCAAACTGGAACCAATGAGGAACGTGTTTGAATATAGGAAGAAGACAACACCATCTGCAGAAGAGAG TATTTGA
- the LOC142728759 gene encoding protein phosphatase 1 regulatory subunit 36-like isoform X2, whose product MKKMPPLSSSKFMGSKETLMTVKSVRLQEKPSDRYSNVQLSKLPPLSSNSSSSKLMGPKQTLMTGKSVPLEETPSGRWGPGDKSPEKTLPLKRKPELETLKDVKRMALTLMEEQERLCFTCDFASVFGSKELDDFLVAVNYYMYCFLMKQSQDKRPKSLLPSRRPPEKLAEKSDLEKRSEAALRHLTVRYSALNIGQEIKEQHHMAFEKSKASATRRLRRFFECLYSFSVKVAWVTLKRKKLESIEKELHRIFWTVLSHTKLEPMRNVFEYRKKTTPSAEESLGIIGAPSRMFNLQDLATKKPGWKKKISENRT is encoded by the exons ATGAAAAAGATGCCCCCTCTCAGCAGCAGCAAATTCATGGGCTCCAAGGAGACCCTGATGACGGTGAAGTCAGTCCGGCTTCAGGAGAAACCGTCAGACAG GTACAGCAATGTGCAGTTGAGCAAGCTGCCCCCCCTCAGCAGcaatagcagcagcagcaaattAATGGGCCCCAAGCAGACCCTGATGACGGGAAAGTCAGTCCCACTTGAGGAGACCCCGTCGGGCAG ATGGGGACCAGGAGATAAATCTCCTGAAAAGACCCTTCCATTGAAGAGGAAACCTGAACTGGAGACTCTGAAAGACGTCAAGA GAATGGCTTTAACCTTGATGGAAGAACAGGAACGTCTGTGTTTCACATGTGATTTTGCCTCCGTCTTCGG atcCAAGGAACTTGATGATTTCCTAGTGGCTGTGAATTATTACATGTATTGTTTTCTAATGAAACAATCACAAGACAAAAGGCCAAAATCTCTACTGCC GAGCCGGAGACCTCCAGAAAAACTGGCAGAGAAGTCAGATCTAGAGAAGAGATCAGAAGCAGCACTGAGACATCTCACTGTCAGATACTCTGCCCTTAATATtggacaagaaataaaggagcagCACCACATGGCATTTGAAAA gagcaaagcatcagctacaAGGAGGCTCCGCAGATTCTTTGAG TGTTTATACAGCTTCAGTGTCAAAGTGGCTTGGGTGACTCTGAAGCGTAAAAAGCTGGAGTCTATAGAGAAGGAGCTGCACAGGATATTCTGGACAGTACTTTCCCACACCAAACTGGAACCAATGAGGAACGTGTTTGAATATAGGAAGAAGACAACACCATCTGCAGAAGAGAG TCTCGGCATAATAGGAGCGCCATCAAGGATGTTCAACCTACAGGATTTAGCAACTAAAAAACCTGGTTGGAAGAAGAAGATCTCAGAGAATCGCACCTAG
- the LOC142728759 gene encoding uncharacterized protein LOC142728759 isoform X1 has translation MEKIRKLCPEGFLWNDEKKALEFSRYSNVQMKKMPPLSSSKFMGSKETLMTVKSVRLQEKPSDRYSNVQLSKLPPLSSNSSSSKLMGPKQTLMTGKSVPLEETPSGRWGPGDKSPEKTLPLKRKPELETLKDVKRMALTLMEEQERLCFTCDFASVFGSKELDDFLVAVNYYMYCFLMKQSQDKRPKSLLPSRRPPEKLAEKSDLEKRSEAALRHLTVRYSALNIGQEIKEQHHMAFEKSKASATRRLRRFFECLYSFSVKVAWVTLKRKKLESIEKELHRIFWTVLSHTKLEPMRNVFEYRKKTTPSAEESLGIIGAPSRMFNLQDLATKKPGWKKKISENRT, from the exons ATGGAGAAG ATAAGAAAACTTTGTCCGGAAGGATTTCTCTGGAACGATGAGAAAAAAGCACTTGAGTTCTCAAG GTACAGCAATGTGCAGATGAAAAAGATGCCCCCTCTCAGCAGCAGCAAATTCATGGGCTCCAAGGAGACCCTGATGACGGTGAAGTCAGTCCGGCTTCAGGAGAAACCGTCAGACAG GTACAGCAATGTGCAGTTGAGCAAGCTGCCCCCCCTCAGCAGcaatagcagcagcagcaaattAATGGGCCCCAAGCAGACCCTGATGACGGGAAAGTCAGTCCCACTTGAGGAGACCCCGTCGGGCAG ATGGGGACCAGGAGATAAATCTCCTGAAAAGACCCTTCCATTGAAGAGGAAACCTGAACTGGAGACTCTGAAAGACGTCAAGA GAATGGCTTTAACCTTGATGGAAGAACAGGAACGTCTGTGTTTCACATGTGATTTTGCCTCCGTCTTCGG atcCAAGGAACTTGATGATTTCCTAGTGGCTGTGAATTATTACATGTATTGTTTTCTAATGAAACAATCACAAGACAAAAGGCCAAAATCTCTACTGCC GAGCCGGAGACCTCCAGAAAAACTGGCAGAGAAGTCAGATCTAGAGAAGAGATCAGAAGCAGCACTGAGACATCTCACTGTCAGATACTCTGCCCTTAATATtggacaagaaataaaggagcagCACCACATGGCATTTGAAAA gagcaaagcatcagctacaAGGAGGCTCCGCAGATTCTTTGAG TGTTTATACAGCTTCAGTGTCAAAGTGGCTTGGGTGACTCTGAAGCGTAAAAAGCTGGAGTCTATAGAGAAGGAGCTGCACAGGATATTCTGGACAGTACTTTCCCACACCAAACTGGAACCAATGAGGAACGTGTTTGAATATAGGAAGAAGACAACACCATCTGCAGAAGAGAG TCTCGGCATAATAGGAGCGCCATCAAGGATGTTCAACCTACAGGATTTAGCAACTAAAAAACCTGGTTGGAAGAAGAAGATCTCAGAGAATCGCACCTAG